A part of Sandaracinaceae bacterium genomic DNA contains:
- a CDS encoding HupE/UreJ family protein: MTRAQRQPHVARDVRDACVVRVAGGALLFATALLLATSHALAHDRSVSQSSVSVRGTTVSAQVRLRTVDLSALTAEVAAWAHDRAEGRDAAAADALPEALVEALHTHFRVLDRGDVACVPRAPLRLTSQPAELRLRLTFDCGAEPARYVVTPWPVPGHHHLAHVEGSGREGTLIVGETRELSLTMAENPEAESPGVGPAMLAYLRYGAEHAATGWDHVLFVLLLLAFAPRLRDAAVLVTGFTMGHAVTLVLAALAVLESRAVAVESLIAASVVLVAAENVARGEARPRVRVLAPLLVALGGLGLGLLSGERALVYFAVFAMCVAALGTPTNAPGSDHQARVRLALAVAFGLVHGLGFASGFDAEGPSRVPRLVAFNLGVELAQLGWVALCWPLLRWLGSPDAARRVRAVQAFSVLAGAAATYACVSRVFDGG, encoded by the coding sequence ATGACGCGGGCACAGCGGCAACCGCACGTGGCGCGGGACGTGCGGGACGCGTGCGTGGTTCGGGTGGCCGGGGGGGCGCTGCTGTTCGCGACGGCGCTGCTCCTCGCCACTTCGCACGCGCTCGCGCACGACCGCAGCGTGTCGCAGTCGAGCGTGAGCGTGCGTGGCACCACCGTGAGCGCACAGGTGCGGCTGCGGACGGTGGACCTGAGCGCGCTGACTGCCGAGGTGGCCGCGTGGGCACACGACCGCGCGGAGGGGCGTGACGCTGCCGCCGCGGACGCGCTGCCCGAGGCACTGGTGGAGGCGCTGCACACGCACTTCCGCGTCCTGGACCGAGGCGATGTCGCCTGCGTGCCGCGTGCGCCGCTGCGCCTGACCAGCCAGCCTGCCGAGCTGCGCCTTCGCCTCACCTTCGACTGCGGAGCCGAGCCTGCACGCTACGTGGTGACGCCGTGGCCCGTCCCGGGGCACCACCACCTGGCGCACGTGGAGGGCAGCGGACGCGAGGGCACGCTGATCGTGGGCGAGACGCGCGAGCTCTCCCTGACCATGGCGGAAAACCCCGAGGCGGAGAGCCCCGGTGTGGGCCCGGCCATGCTGGCCTATCTGCGCTATGGCGCCGAGCACGCGGCGACGGGCTGGGACCACGTGCTCTTCGTGCTGTTGCTGCTGGCGTTCGCGCCGCGCCTGCGAGACGCGGCCGTGCTGGTCACGGGCTTCACCATGGGGCACGCGGTCACGCTGGTGCTGGCCGCGCTGGCCGTGCTCGAGAGCCGCGCCGTGGCGGTGGAGTCGCTGATCGCGGCGTCGGTGGTGCTGGTGGCCGCCGAGAACGTGGCGCGCGGCGAGGCTCGCCCGCGGGTCCGGGTGTTGGCGCCGCTGCTGGTGGCGCTGGGCGGACTCGGGCTCGGCCTGCTGAGTGGCGAGCGCGCGCTGGTGTACTTCGCGGTGTTCGCGATGTGCGTGGCAGCGCTGGGGACCCCCACGAACGCGCCGGGCAGCGACCACCAAGCTCGCGTGCGCCTCGCGCTCGCCGTGGCGTTCGGACTGGTGCACGGGCTTGGCTTTGCGTCCGGCTTCGACGCGGAGGGCCCCTCGCGCGTGCCGCGCCTGGTGGCGTTCAACCTGGGCGTGGAGCTGGCGCAGCTGGGCTGGGTGGCGCTCTGCTGGCCGCTCCTGCGCTGGCTGGGCAGCCCCGACGCCGCCCGACGCGTGCGCGCTGTGCAGGCGTTTTCGGTCTTGGCCGGAGCCGCAGCCACGTATGCCTGTGTGAGCCGGGTGTTCGACGGGGGCTGA